One Salvia splendens isolate huo1 chromosome 12, SspV2, whole genome shotgun sequence genomic window carries:
- the LOC121758871 gene encoding uncharacterized protein LOC121758871 isoform X2, with product MGSVWGATKHIGDGLKMLAKELNQAPPETRKKDSFRITCDTLRRAFRLDEKDFDPVESMTQSQTANYSVAENWSESLKSLLDAADEMEILENKDDYPSFSLGFDSSQDDDACQPEAEPQPETDNTAHDEEGDASEYELRDPADLFFSGDDVVSQDWERGDTAVLGGCGLDLIDVSDIGKELAVIEPVASAIARDVVSEDAIDVAVCSAVEAVLELGDVAFETQTDTVGADACILPVHRDAEMTREQSTYAEIQPALARRLRLPARRREGAASTRISPTWTREERDCYQFLLATLYMWTDHVIYADDAVEAT from the exons ATGGGGAGTGTTTGGGGGGCAACCAAACACATAGGCGATGGTTTGAAGATGCTGGCCAAGGAATTAAATCAAGCTCCTCCAGAAACCAGGAAGAAGGACAGCTTTAGAATAACGTGTGACACTCTCCGGAGGGCGTTTAGGTTGGACGAAAAGGACTTTGACCCTGTGGAGTCAATGACGCAGTCGCAAACTGCCAATTATAGTGTCGCGGAAAACTGGTCAGAGTCCTTGAAATCTCTGTTGGACGCGGCTGATGAAATGGAAATTCTAGAAAACAAAGACGATTACCCAAGCTTCAGCCTTGGGTTCGATTCCAGCCAG GATGATGACGCTTGTCAACCTGAAGCAGAACCTCAACCTGAGACAGACAATACAGCACATGATGAAGAG GGTGATGCGTCGGAGTACGAGCTAAGAGACCCAGCCGACCTTTTTTTCAGTGGGGATGACGTGGTATCCCAGGACTGGGAGAGAGGGGACACTGCTGTTTTGGGAGGTTGCGGTCTGGATTTGATTGATGTTAGTGACATTGGAAAAGAGTTGGCTGTCATAGAGCCTGTGGCTAGTGCTATTGCGCGTGATGTTGTGTCGGAG GACGCCATAGACGTAGCCGTTTGCTCTGCCGTGGAAGCAGTCCTGGAGCTAGGTGATGTTGCTTTCGAAACACAAACAGATACGGTGGGTGCTGATGCATGTATATTACCTGTACATCGAGATGCAGAGATGACTCGTGAACAGAGCACGTATGCTGAAATACAACCTGCTCTAGCAAGGAGACTCAGACTGCCTGCAAGGAGAAGAGAGGGTGCAGCATCAACGCGTATCAGCCCAACATGGACTCGAGAAGAGAGGGATTGTTACCAATTCCTTCTTGCGACACTCTACATGTGGAC GGATCATGTTATTTACGCTGACGATGCTGTGGAAGCCACATGA
- the LOC121758871 gene encoding uncharacterized protein LOC121758871 isoform X1 produces MGSVWGATKHIGDGLKMLAKELNQAPPETRKKDSFRITCDTLRRAFRLDEKDFDPVESMTQSQTANYSVAENWSESLKSLLDAADEMEILENKDDYPSFSLGFDSSQDDDACQPEAEPQPETDNTAHDEEGDASEYELRDPADLFFSGDDVVSQDWERGDTAVLGGCGLDLIDVSDIGKELAVIEPVASAIARDVVSEQDAIDVAVCSAVEAVLELGDVAFETQTDTVGADACILPVHRDAEMTREQSTYAEIQPALARRLRLPARRREGAASTRISPTWTREERDCYQFLLATLYMWTDHVIYADDAVEAT; encoded by the exons ATGGGGAGTGTTTGGGGGGCAACCAAACACATAGGCGATGGTTTGAAGATGCTGGCCAAGGAATTAAATCAAGCTCCTCCAGAAACCAGGAAGAAGGACAGCTTTAGAATAACGTGTGACACTCTCCGGAGGGCGTTTAGGTTGGACGAAAAGGACTTTGACCCTGTGGAGTCAATGACGCAGTCGCAAACTGCCAATTATAGTGTCGCGGAAAACTGGTCAGAGTCCTTGAAATCTCTGTTGGACGCGGCTGATGAAATGGAAATTCTAGAAAACAAAGACGATTACCCAAGCTTCAGCCTTGGGTTCGATTCCAGCCAG GATGATGACGCTTGTCAACCTGAAGCAGAACCTCAACCTGAGACAGACAATACAGCACATGATGAAGAG GGTGATGCGTCGGAGTACGAGCTAAGAGACCCAGCCGACCTTTTTTTCAGTGGGGATGACGTGGTATCCCAGGACTGGGAGAGAGGGGACACTGCTGTTTTGGGAGGTTGCGGTCTGGATTTGATTGATGTTAGTGACATTGGAAAAGAGTTGGCTGTCATAGAGCCTGTGGCTAGTGCTATTGCGCGTGATGTTGTGTCGGAG CAGGACGCCATAGACGTAGCCGTTTGCTCTGCCGTGGAAGCAGTCCTGGAGCTAGGTGATGTTGCTTTCGAAACACAAACAGATACGGTGGGTGCTGATGCATGTATATTACCTGTACATCGAGATGCAGAGATGACTCGTGAACAGAGCACGTATGCTGAAATACAACCTGCTCTAGCAAGGAGACTCAGACTGCCTGCAAGGAGAAGAGAGGGTGCAGCATCAACGCGTATCAGCCCAACATGGACTCGAGAAGAGAGGGATTGTTACCAATTCCTTCTTGCGACACTCTACATGTGGAC GGATCATGTTATTTACGCTGACGATGCTGTGGAAGCCACATGA
- the LOC121758871 gene encoding uncharacterized protein LOC121758871 isoform X3, which yields MGSVWGATKHIGDGLKMLAKELNQAPPETRKKDSFRITCDTLRRAFRLDEKDFDPVESMTQSQTANYSVAENWSESLKSLLDAADEMEILENKDDYPSFSLGFDSSQDDDACQPEAEPQPETDNTAHDEEGDASEYELRDPADLFFSGDDVVSQDWERGDTAVLGGCGLDLIDVSDIGKELAVIEPVASAIARDVVSEQDAIDVAVCSAVEAVLELEMTREQSTYAEIQPALARRLRLPARRREGAASTRISPTWTREERDCYQFLLATLYMWTDHVIYADDAVEAT from the exons ATGGGGAGTGTTTGGGGGGCAACCAAACACATAGGCGATGGTTTGAAGATGCTGGCCAAGGAATTAAATCAAGCTCCTCCAGAAACCAGGAAGAAGGACAGCTTTAGAATAACGTGTGACACTCTCCGGAGGGCGTTTAGGTTGGACGAAAAGGACTTTGACCCTGTGGAGTCAATGACGCAGTCGCAAACTGCCAATTATAGTGTCGCGGAAAACTGGTCAGAGTCCTTGAAATCTCTGTTGGACGCGGCTGATGAAATGGAAATTCTAGAAAACAAAGACGATTACCCAAGCTTCAGCCTTGGGTTCGATTCCAGCCAG GATGATGACGCTTGTCAACCTGAAGCAGAACCTCAACCTGAGACAGACAATACAGCACATGATGAAGAG GGTGATGCGTCGGAGTACGAGCTAAGAGACCCAGCCGACCTTTTTTTCAGTGGGGATGACGTGGTATCCCAGGACTGGGAGAGAGGGGACACTGCTGTTTTGGGAGGTTGCGGTCTGGATTTGATTGATGTTAGTGACATTGGAAAAGAGTTGGCTGTCATAGAGCCTGTGGCTAGTGCTATTGCGCGTGATGTTGTGTCGGAG CAGGACGCCATAGACGTAGCCGTTTGCTCTGCCGTGGAAGCAGTCCTGGAGCTAG AGATGACTCGTGAACAGAGCACGTATGCTGAAATACAACCTGCTCTAGCAAGGAGACTCAGACTGCCTGCAAGGAGAAGAGAGGGTGCAGCATCAACGCGTATCAGCCCAACATGGACTCGAGAAGAGAGGGATTGTTACCAATTCCTTCTTGCGACACTCTACATGTGGAC GGATCATGTTATTTACGCTGACGATGCTGTGGAAGCCACATGA
- the LOC121758871 gene encoding uncharacterized protein LOC121758871 isoform X4 — MGSVWGATKHIGDGLKMLAKELNQAPPETRKKDSFRITCDTLRRAFRLDEKDFDPVESMTQSQTANYSVAENWSESLKSLLDAADEMEILENKDDYPSFSLGFDSSQDDDACQPEAEPQPETDNTAHDEEGDASEYELRDPADLFFSGDDVVSQDWERGDTAVLGGCGLDLIDVSDIGKELAVIEPVASAIARDVVSEDAIDVAVCSAVEAVLELEMTREQSTYAEIQPALARRLRLPARRREGAASTRISPTWTREERDCYQFLLATLYMWTDHVIYADDAVEAT; from the exons ATGGGGAGTGTTTGGGGGGCAACCAAACACATAGGCGATGGTTTGAAGATGCTGGCCAAGGAATTAAATCAAGCTCCTCCAGAAACCAGGAAGAAGGACAGCTTTAGAATAACGTGTGACACTCTCCGGAGGGCGTTTAGGTTGGACGAAAAGGACTTTGACCCTGTGGAGTCAATGACGCAGTCGCAAACTGCCAATTATAGTGTCGCGGAAAACTGGTCAGAGTCCTTGAAATCTCTGTTGGACGCGGCTGATGAAATGGAAATTCTAGAAAACAAAGACGATTACCCAAGCTTCAGCCTTGGGTTCGATTCCAGCCAG GATGATGACGCTTGTCAACCTGAAGCAGAACCTCAACCTGAGACAGACAATACAGCACATGATGAAGAG GGTGATGCGTCGGAGTACGAGCTAAGAGACCCAGCCGACCTTTTTTTCAGTGGGGATGACGTGGTATCCCAGGACTGGGAGAGAGGGGACACTGCTGTTTTGGGAGGTTGCGGTCTGGATTTGATTGATGTTAGTGACATTGGAAAAGAGTTGGCTGTCATAGAGCCTGTGGCTAGTGCTATTGCGCGTGATGTTGTGTCGGAG GACGCCATAGACGTAGCCGTTTGCTCTGCCGTGGAAGCAGTCCTGGAGCTAG AGATGACTCGTGAACAGAGCACGTATGCTGAAATACAACCTGCTCTAGCAAGGAGACTCAGACTGCCTGCAAGGAGAAGAGAGGGTGCAGCATCAACGCGTATCAGCCCAACATGGACTCGAGAAGAGAGGGATTGTTACCAATTCCTTCTTGCGACACTCTACATGTGGAC GGATCATGTTATTTACGCTGACGATGCTGTGGAAGCCACATGA